From one Enterobacter kobei genomic stretch:
- the flgC gene encoding flagellar basal body rod protein FlgC: MSFADIYQISGSAMSAQTVRLNTVASNIANAESPAASEAATYKARSPVFAAEYHNSLVGVGHHEMTGASVRLQDVVETGTAVRRYEPHHPMADQNGYVWYPDVNVVEQMADMMSASRDFETNVDVLNNVKSMQQSLLRLGENA; encoded by the coding sequence ATGTCTTTTGCTGACATTTATCAGATCTCGGGTTCCGCGATGAGCGCCCAGACGGTGCGTCTTAACACCGTCGCCAGCAACATCGCTAACGCCGAATCCCCCGCCGCCAGCGAGGCTGCAACCTACAAAGCCCGCAGCCCGGTCTTTGCGGCGGAGTACCACAACAGTCTGGTGGGAGTGGGACATCATGAGATGACCGGTGCCAGCGTCCGTTTGCAGGACGTGGTGGAAACCGGTACCGCCGTGCGTCGCTACGAGCCGCATCATCCGATGGCGGATCAGAACGGCTACGTCTGGTATCCGGACGTGAACGTCGTCGAACAGATGGCCGACATGATGTCCGCGTCACGGGATTTTGAAACCAACGTCGATGTCCTGAACAACGTGAAAAGTATGCAGCAAAGCCTGCTGCGCCTGGGAGAAAACGCATGA
- the flgB gene encoding flagellar basal body rod protein FlgB has protein sequence MGISFQQAFGVHPQAVALRLERTELITANLANVDTPNFKAKDIDFAAEMQRANFHQSAEKAVAMYRVPLQPSQDGNTVDLDAEQARFSQNSMDYQSSLTFLNLQISGLKAAIEGK, from the coding sequence ATGGGCATCAGTTTTCAGCAAGCGTTTGGAGTACATCCGCAGGCAGTGGCGTTACGTCTTGAGAGGACCGAGCTAATCACCGCCAACCTGGCAAACGTGGATACGCCAAATTTCAAGGCTAAAGATATTGATTTTGCCGCCGAGATGCAACGGGCAAATTTTCACCAGTCTGCGGAAAAGGCGGTGGCGATGTACCGCGTGCCCCTGCAACCGAGTCAGGACGGCAACACCGTCGATCTGGACGCGGAGCAGGCGCGGTTTTCGCAAAACAGTATGGATTATCAGAGCAGCCTGACCTTTTTAAATCTGCAAATCAGCGGCCTGAAAGCCGCTATTGAAGGGAAGTAA